From the genome of Lentilactobacillus buchneri, one region includes:
- a CDS encoding ATP-binding cassette domain-containing protein — MLIPTSGQVIVDEGVPHETLDFSERMGLIIENTTFPKDLSGLQNLVTLSKINQVATIEDIKSAFERVGLTEDDWNMKVANYSLAMRQKLSIAQAIFERPKLLLLDEPTNGLDEESTWLLRKTLKEIADAGSTVILASHDKEDIAYLSDEVIHMDGGKIVNKN; from the coding sequence GTGCTAATTCCAACATCAGGACAAGTAATTGTGGATGAAGGAGTTCCTCATGAAACACTGGATTTCTCTGAGAGGATGGGTCTCATCATTGAGAACACCACTTTTCCCAAAGACCTTTCAGGACTCCAGAACTTGGTAACATTGTCCAAAATTAACCAAGTTGCAACGATTGAGGATATCAAATCTGCATTTGAAAGGGTTGGTTTAACTGAAGATGACTGGAATATGAAAGTTGCTAACTACTCTCTGGCAATGAGGCAGAAGTTAAGCATTGCTCAAGCGATCTTCGAACGGCCTAAGCTACTTTTGTTAGATGAACCAACGAATGGCTTGGACGAAGAAAGCACTTGGCTTCTGAGAAAGACACTCAAAGAAATTGCCGATGCTGGGAGTACCGTGATTCTTGCTAGCCATGATAAAGAAGATATTGCATATCTAAGTGACGAAGTGATTCACATGGATGGTGGCAAGATTGTTAATAAAAATTGA
- a CDS encoding GntR family transcriptional regulator codes for MKFDDKIPIYYQIKNYIYRQIIVGELAPGDKLPAVRQLAVDLTVNVNTVQRALGELISEKIIEPQRGKGNFVTEDRETIEKLKKLLITEQLQDLYENLRKLNVSDEEIVDYLQDYINKRKQVQS; via the coding sequence ATGAAATTCGATGACAAGATCCCAATTTACTACCAGATTAAGAATTATATCTATCGCCAAATTATCGTGGGTGAGTTGGCCCCTGGTGACAAGCTGCCGGCTGTCCGGCAGTTGGCCGTTGACCTTACCGTCAATGTCAATACCGTCCAACGAGCATTAGGCGAGCTGATTTCAGAGAAAATTATTGAACCTCAGCGTGGCAAGGGTAACTTTGTGACGGAGGATCGGGAAACGATTGAAAAACTCAAAAAGCTCCTCATTACAGAACAACTCCAGGATTTATATGAAAACCTCCGCAAACTTAATGTGAGCGATGAGGAAATTGTCGATTATTTGCAGGATTATATCAATAAGAGAAAGCAGGTGCAATCATGA
- a CDS encoding ATP-binding cassette domain-containing protein, which yields MTNTIEIKNLNYRRNYRSILEDVNLNIEMGKIVGLLGENGAGKTTLMRLIAGVAKGASGSITVAGTDGVPDKKSAISFSEQLNGFNPSMRIDKIIRFYEDVYPDFSTKKYNEMAGFLQIDEGLRLSALSKGMKEKLIIGLTLSRDTKVYLLDEPFGGIDSMSRKKIIQSIIKWKSDDAVILVSDHYVSEIASILDEVVIIKDRTVYAQKSAEEIRSKYAEGIEHYYESIYEGNDIDD from the coding sequence ATGACAAACACGATTGAAATCAAGAATTTGAATTACCGGAGAAATTATCGAAGTATTTTGGAAGATGTTAATTTAAACATTGAGATGGGCAAGATCGTTGGCCTCCTCGGTGAAAACGGTGCTGGTAAGACGACATTGATGCGGCTGATTGCCGGGGTTGCCAAAGGCGCTTCCGGCAGCATTACCGTGGCCGGCACGGATGGCGTTCCAGACAAGAAATCAGCCATTAGCTTCAGTGAACAGTTGAATGGATTTAATCCCAGCATGCGAATTGATAAGATTATCCGTTTCTATGAGGACGTCTACCCGGATTTCTCAACCAAAAAGTATAACGAAATGGCTGGTTTCCTCCAGATTGATGAAGGTTTACGGTTATCAGCACTCTCTAAAGGGATGAAAGAGAAACTGATTATCGGATTGACGTTGTCACGTGATACCAAGGTCTATCTGTTAGATGAACCATTTGGCGGGATTGATAGTATGTCACGGAAGAAAATCATTCAGAGTATCATCAAATGGAAGAGTGATGACGCCGTGATTCTGGTTTCCGATCATTACGTTTCCGAAATTGCCAGTATCTTGGATGAAGTCGTGATCATCAAAGACCGAACAGTTTACGCACAGAAGAGTGCCGAAGAGATTCGTTCAAAGTACGCTGAAGGAATCGAACACTATTACGAAAGTATTTATGAAGGGAATGATATCGATGACTAG
- a CDS encoding CPBP family intramembrane glutamic endopeptidase, whose product MRRTWSMTTFYLSYVFLIVLWFFGRELINFIEHHYTTGMASDLVSLGIKAVIMVGLGLFWISRTNAQLWIDKRKLYNGNFPTVFWVVLAMFIAYLFFLMFGAHHGFYIQPNPFKSGEFLSVTLGAGLIEEFLFRGFLMNFLMKRYGIVTANIIQAILFQISHFPLYYLEGLTLGAWLINIANVLPLGLIFGWMFYRTKNLWPSTILHCVWDSGVTLFI is encoded by the coding sequence TTGAGAAGAACCTGGTCGATGACGACCTTTTACCTGAGTTATGTGTTTCTGATTGTACTCTGGTTTTTCGGTCGCGAACTTATCAATTTCATTGAGCATCACTACACGACAGGGATGGCGAGCGATCTGGTTAGTTTGGGGATCAAAGCCGTGATCATGGTTGGTCTGGGACTGTTCTGGATCAGTCGGACGAACGCCCAATTATGGATTGACAAACGCAAACTTTATAACGGAAACTTTCCGACCGTATTTTGGGTCGTGTTGGCAATGTTCATTGCCTATCTGTTTTTCTTGATGTTTGGTGCCCACCATGGCTTTTACATTCAACCCAATCCGTTCAAAAGCGGCGAGTTCTTGAGTGTGACTTTGGGCGCCGGCTTGATTGAAGAGTTCTTGTTTCGCGGGTTCCTCATGAACTTCTTGATGAAGCGATACGGGATTGTCACCGCCAATATTATCCAAGCAATCTTATTTCAGATCAGTCATTTTCCACTTTACTATCTGGAAGGTCTGACGTTGGGCGCTTGGCTCATTAACATCGCCAACGTGTTACCACTTGGCCTGATCTTTGGCTGGATGTTTTATCGCACCAAGAATCTTTGGCCCAGCACGATTCTACATTGTGTGTGGGATTCCGGCGTCACTCTGTTCATCTAA
- a CDS encoding helix-turn-helix domain-containing protein, translating into MRFGARLKTERIELGLTQKQVADTMNVSRQTISSWETENSYPDIDSLIQLSDLFHISLDVLLKEDVGMKEYLKKKEALEWIRPIKQVTITIDILFIISMIFIRHGGAAGVFLLLVALLNMLVMVRVKRFEDELNARPAILRWPNLRKVVYSSAIFLTIVVVFGWVFHLHLGDNASAVAIGLWLGIIIVELTYRFHRRSHAS; encoded by the coding sequence ATGCGATTTGGTGCACGATTGAAAACTGAACGGATTGAATTGGGTTTGACGCAAAAGCAGGTTGCTGACACAATGAATGTTTCCCGACAAACCATTTCCAGTTGGGAGACTGAAAACAGTTATCCTGACATTGATAGTTTAATTCAGTTAAGCGATCTATTCCATATATCATTGGACGTCCTCTTGAAGGAGGATGTTGGGATGAAGGAGTACTTAAAGAAAAAAGAAGCCTTGGAATGGATTCGGCCCATTAAGCAGGTTACAATCACCATCGATATTTTATTTATTATCAGTATGATATTTATTCGGCACGGCGGAGCGGCGGGCGTGTTCCTACTTTTAGTAGCGCTGCTGAACATGCTCGTCATGGTGCGGGTCAAACGGTTTGAGGATGAGTTAAATGCTCGACCAGCCATTTTACGATGGCCGAATTTGAGGAAGGTTGTTTATTCCTCCGCAATATTTTTGACGATTGTCGTTGTGTTTGGTTGGGTCTTTCATTTACACCTTGGTGACAATGCATCTGCGGTGGCAATTGGCTTATGGCTTGGGATTATCATCGTTGAGCTAACGTATCGGTTTCACCGACGTTCCCATGCTTCTTAA
- the rpsN gene encoding 30S ribosomal protein S14, producing the protein MAKKSKIAKNKRQEALIEKYANIRRELKKEGNYEALAKLPKDSNPNRLRNRDELDGRPRGYMRKFGMSRLNFRKYAHLGQIPGVHKASW; encoded by the coding sequence ATGGCAAAGAAGTCTAAGATTGCAAAGAATAAACGTCAAGAAGCTTTGATTGAAAAGTACGCCAACATCCGACGTGAATTGAAAAAGGAAGGCAACTATGAGGCCTTGGCCAAGCTGCCAAAGGACTCTAACCCTAACCGATTGCGGAACCGTGACGAATTGGACGGTCGTCCTCGCGGTTATATGCGTAAGTTTGGCATGTCACGTCTCAACTTCCGCAAGTATGCCCACTTGGGTCAGATCCCTGGTGTTCACAAGGCCAGCTGGTAA
- a CDS encoding putative metal homeostasis protein → MEKQDLASAYRRLKSPSIKIRKRAVKIIHEAKANKAHR, encoded by the coding sequence ATGGAAAAACAAGATCTCGCGAGTGCTTATCGTCGTTTGAAGAGCCCAAGTATCAAGATCCGTAAGCGGGCTGTGAAGATTATTCATGAAGCTAAAGCGAATAAAGCGCATCGTTAA
- a CDS encoding rhodanese-like domain-containing protein produces the protein MLFSKIKSITPSELKQLLPNKPVILDVREVDEYQAGHIPAAKNVPLSGLPGNIAQVSAPQPWYLICRSGRRSLRAARILRKAGYQVINVSGGMLSWQGPVTR, from the coding sequence TTGTTATTTTCAAAAATAAAGTCAATTACCCCATCTGAACTGAAGCAGTTACTGCCAAATAAGCCGGTAATTCTTGATGTTCGTGAGGTTGATGAGTATCAAGCCGGTCACATTCCAGCTGCAAAGAATGTGCCATTATCTGGATTGCCTGGCAACATCGCCCAAGTATCTGCCCCACAGCCTTGGTATTTGATTTGTCGATCTGGGCGACGAAGTCTAAGAGCGGCCCGGATTTTGCGCAAGGCTGGTTATCAAGTGATTAATGTTAGCGGCGGGATGCTGTCTTGGCAGGGGCCGGTGACTCGGTAG
- a CDS encoding class II fumarate hydratase: protein MTEYRIEEDTLGKVKVPKKALWGPQTERSRHNFPTGPLMPVAVIRALINIKLAAATVNQAQQTLTPEKARLIEKASRQLLSLNDSQLMADFPLHVYQTGSGTQTNMNVNEVIANLCGQLDSKLTILPNDDVNHSQSSNDTFPTAMNIAATLAVLKLKPQVEHLIAVLTKKQEQYWDVVKIGRTHLQDATPITFGQEISGWVSALTHDLHFLDETSQTLLEVPIGGTAVGTGLNTTPGFASAMVAELSTAYGLPFKTQNQFYGLANHSGITATHGAVRTLAADLLKIANDIRFLASGPRAGYGELSIPANEPGSSIMPGKVNPTQAEAMAMAATRVMGNDTTIEIAASQGNFEMNVYKPVIIFSFLESVELLTGIMTNFTDKMVAGITVNQDRMKQLVDNSLMTVTALSPHIGYHKAAEIAQKAHEDGTKLKVAALALGYVTADDFDKWMKPIDMTNNDRK from the coding sequence ATGACTGAATATCGGATTGAAGAAGATACCCTTGGAAAAGTCAAAGTACCAAAGAAGGCACTATGGGGGCCACAAACTGAACGGAGCCGACACAACTTTCCAACCGGCCCTTTGATGCCGGTTGCGGTGATCCGGGCACTCATCAACATTAAGCTTGCTGCAGCCACAGTTAACCAAGCGCAACAGACACTAACGCCCGAAAAAGCCCGGTTGATTGAAAAGGCCAGTCGCCAGTTGTTATCGCTCAACGATAGCCAACTCATGGCTGACTTTCCACTTCACGTTTACCAAACCGGGTCGGGAACGCAAACCAATATGAATGTCAATGAGGTCATCGCAAACCTCTGCGGTCAACTGGACTCAAAACTGACGATTTTGCCTAACGACGATGTTAATCACTCCCAGAGTTCAAATGATACTTTCCCGACCGCGATGAACATTGCTGCTACCTTGGCCGTTCTCAAACTAAAACCACAGGTTGAACATTTGATTGCAGTTTTAACCAAAAAGCAAGAACAGTATTGGGACGTTGTGAAGATTGGTCGAACCCATCTTCAAGATGCGACCCCGATCACGTTTGGCCAAGAAATTAGTGGCTGGGTCAGTGCATTGACCCACGACCTTCACTTCCTTGACGAAACCAGTCAGACCTTGCTAGAGGTCCCGATTGGCGGTACCGCCGTTGGAACCGGCTTAAACACCACGCCGGGCTTTGCTTCCGCAATGGTGGCCGAACTCAGTACTGCATATGGGTTGCCATTCAAAACCCAAAATCAGTTCTACGGTCTGGCCAACCATTCAGGCATCACGGCAACCCACGGAGCCGTGCGAACACTGGCAGCTGATCTACTGAAAATAGCCAATGATATCCGTTTTCTTGCCAGTGGGCCACGGGCCGGCTACGGTGAGTTGAGCATCCCGGCCAACGAACCCGGTTCATCCATCATGCCAGGTAAAGTCAACCCGACTCAAGCAGAAGCCATGGCCATGGCGGCGACGCGGGTAATGGGCAATGATACGACAATTGAAATTGCCGCCAGTCAGGGTAACTTTGAGATGAACGTTTATAAACCAGTGATCATATTTAGTTTCTTAGAGTCAGTCGAGTTACTAACCGGGATTATGACGAACTTTACCGATAAAATGGTCGCTGGCATCACCGTCAACCAAGATCGAATGAAGCAGTTAGTCGACAACTCACTCATGACCGTCACGGCATTGTCACCGCACATTGGTTACCACAAGGCAGCAGAGATTGCTCAAAAGGCGCATGAGGACGGGACAAAGCTGAAAGTTGCCGCTTTGGCACTTGGCTATGTGACCGCTGATGACTTTGATAAATGGATGAAGCCGATTGATATGACGAATAATGATCGAAAATAA
- a CDS encoding malolactic enzyme: MTQSILNDPFKNKGTAFTETERQQLGLVGMLPPMVQTLDQQAEQVYQQYQSKSSALEKRVFLMSIFNENRVLFFKTFSQHVAEFMPIVYDPTIATTVEHYSELFVQPQNAAFLSIDDPDSIEESLKNAANGRDIRLLCVTDGEGILGIGDWGTQGVDITVGKLMVYTAAAGIDPSQVLPVVIDAGTNNESLLKNPIYLGLKQHRVRGQRYDQFIDRFVSAVENQFPDVYLHFEDFGRSNAANILNRYKDDQLVFNDDIQGTGIIVLAGLIGALNISKQKLTDQTYLCFGAGTAGAGITMRVYNEMLAAGLSPEEAKQHFYMVDKQGLLFTDTPDLTPEQKPFARSRSEFANPDSLTDLLSVVKAVHPTVMVGTSTQPGTFTKSVVTEMAAHTERPIIFPISNPTKLMEASAADLIKWTDGKGLIATGIPSDNVEYKGVTYQIGQANNALIYPGLGLGAIASAASVLNDAMISAAAHSLGGIVDPTQPGAAVLPPVSKLNQFSDTVATAVAQSAVDQKLNQKPIESVRDAIHQAQWQPEY; this comes from the coding sequence ATGACACAATCAATTTTGAATGATCCATTTAAAAACAAGGGAACCGCCTTTACAGAAACTGAACGTCAACAGTTAGGTTTGGTCGGGATGTTGCCGCCAATGGTTCAAACACTGGATCAGCAGGCCGAACAAGTGTATCAGCAGTACCAATCAAAATCATCTGCTTTAGAGAAGCGGGTGTTCTTAATGAGTATTTTCAATGAAAACCGCGTCCTATTCTTCAAGACATTCTCACAACACGTCGCTGAATTCATGCCGATCGTTTACGACCCGACAATTGCGACTACGGTTGAACATTACAGTGAACTCTTCGTTCAACCTCAAAATGCAGCATTTCTATCAATTGACGATCCAGACTCAATCGAAGAAAGCCTCAAGAATGCTGCAAATGGTCGCGACATTCGGCTGCTTTGTGTGACTGACGGCGAAGGTATCCTGGGTATCGGCGACTGGGGCACCCAAGGTGTTGATATTACCGTCGGCAAACTGATGGTCTACACGGCGGCCGCGGGAATCGACCCCAGTCAAGTTCTGCCGGTCGTTATCGATGCCGGCACCAATAATGAGTCGTTGCTGAAGAACCCGATATACCTGGGCCTTAAACAGCATCGGGTGCGTGGTCAACGATACGATCAGTTCATTGATCGATTCGTATCTGCAGTCGAAAACCAGTTTCCAGACGTTTACCTGCATTTTGAAGACTTTGGTCGTTCCAATGCAGCCAATATTTTGAATCGTTATAAAGATGACCAACTCGTCTTTAACGATGATATTCAGGGGACTGGAATTATTGTTCTTGCCGGCCTCATTGGTGCCCTCAATATTTCCAAACAAAAGTTAACTGACCAGACTTATTTGTGCTTTGGTGCCGGAACAGCCGGTGCAGGGATTACCATGCGGGTTTATAATGAGATGTTAGCAGCCGGCTTATCACCGGAAGAAGCGAAACAGCATTTCTATATGGTTGATAAACAGGGATTGTTATTCACTGATACCCCTGATTTGACGCCGGAACAAAAACCGTTCGCCCGTTCGCGAAGTGAGTTTGCGAACCCGGACAGCCTGACTGATTTGCTTTCCGTTGTCAAAGCCGTGCACCCGACGGTTATGGTTGGAACTTCAACTCAACCGGGAACCTTCACAAAATCCGTTGTGACCGAAATGGCCGCCCATACGGAACGGCCGATTATCTTCCCGATTTCCAATCCAACCAAGCTGATGGAAGCCAGCGCAGCTGATTTAATTAAATGGACTGACGGCAAGGGATTGATTGCGACCGGAATTCCATCTGATAACGTAGAATACAAAGGCGTTACCTACCAGATTGGCCAGGCCAACAATGCGCTCATCTATCCCGGACTGGGACTTGGAGCAATTGCCAGCGCCGCATCAGTGCTTAACGATGCAATGATCTCCGCTGCTGCCCACTCACTTGGCGGTATTGTCGATCCGACACAGCCAGGGGCTGCCGTTTTACCACCTGTCAGCAAGCTCAACCAGTTCTCAGATACAGTCGCAACTGCGGTCGCACAGAGCGCGGTTGATCAGAAACTTAACCAGAAACCAATTGAATCAGTTCGCGATGCCATTCATCAAGCTCAGTGGCAACCAGAATATTAA
- a CDS encoding LysR family transcriptional regulator produces MNINDLKYYVSLSTEKNFSRVAQDYSVSQPTISAAIKRLEAAFGSRLLVRGNPHQAITLTTAGEQLLVHANEILYHYRLAVREIENSHRQQLVIGMPPIIETNYFPMVAKQLPVSDLNHIQTVEEGSLSALRDLKSGQLDVSFLGYVDDVTDSELIVDEFDQQHFSILVAKDSPLAKLTEVSFNQLKNESFILFKNNFVHDRVFHTLAQQNHIRPQVIFRSSEAQSIVNMVADGIGVSLLTQAVKVNNPNVVALRLTDEAQPVFKIGLAYRQSTVFVNDQQHILTMIRDALGL; encoded by the coding sequence GTGAATATCAACGATTTAAAATATTACGTTTCTCTATCAACCGAAAAGAATTTTTCCAGGGTTGCTCAAGACTATTCGGTCAGCCAGCCGACTATCTCCGCCGCGATTAAGCGACTTGAAGCCGCATTTGGCAGCCGACTCTTAGTCAGGGGAAACCCACACCAGGCAATTACCCTGACGACTGCGGGGGAGCAACTGTTAGTTCATGCAAATGAAATTTTGTATCATTACCGACTCGCAGTCCGGGAGATTGAAAATAGTCACCGCCAGCAGTTGGTGATTGGAATGCCGCCGATTATTGAGACTAATTACTTTCCGATGGTCGCAAAGCAGCTGCCGGTATCAGATCTTAATCACATTCAAACTGTCGAAGAAGGGTCGCTGTCTGCGCTCCGGGATCTGAAAAGCGGTCAATTGGACGTTTCATTTTTGGGGTACGTGGATGATGTGACTGATTCTGAGCTGATCGTTGATGAATTTGATCAGCAGCACTTTTCGATTCTCGTTGCCAAGGACAGCCCCTTGGCCAAACTCACTGAAGTTTCTTTCAACCAGTTAAAGAACGAATCGTTCATTTTATTTAAAAATAATTTTGTCCACGATCGGGTCTTTCACACCCTTGCTCAACAAAATCACATTCGGCCGCAGGTGATTTTCAGATCCAGTGAGGCACAAAGCATCGTCAATATGGTTGCCGACGGCATTGGTGTCAGCCTGTTGACTCAAGCAGTTAAGGTTAATAATCCCAATGTGGTCGCTTTAAGATTGACCGATGAGGCCCAGCCAGTCTTCAAGATTGGCCTGGCCTATCGACAATCGACCGTTTTTGTAAACGACCAACAGCATATTTTGACGATGATCAGAGACGCCTTGGGATTGTGA
- a CDS encoding D-2-hydroxyacid dehydrogenase — protein MKKILAYNILGYEKEFVLEWAAEHPDVQVDFNDVELHDDTVDLAKGYDGIDYRQRSMLSETPDLYRKLRDFGITQLSLRSAGVDSCNLKWAKEYGLTISNVPSYSPEAVAEMTLTHALNLIRHIPQFQSRMAKNDYIVEGLRSRELSEMTIGIIGVGRIGSTVAKIFKRFGARVLGNDIHENDAFRDLVTYTSKEDIFKNADLITMHTYMSDENYHMIDKAQFTQMKPSAFFINCSRGPIINTDALIDALQNHQIAGAGIDVIENETEIFNQSFDGDIPLKEYTKLKAMDNVFLTPHVAFYTDIAVKNMVKQSLDDTLKLITGQTTGHTIHV, from the coding sequence ATGAAAAAGATTTTGGCATACAACATTTTAGGATACGAAAAAGAGTTTGTGCTCGAATGGGCGGCGGAGCATCCAGATGTTCAGGTTGATTTCAATGACGTGGAATTACACGACGATACTGTCGATCTTGCTAAAGGGTATGACGGCATTGATTACCGTCAGCGCAGCATGCTCAGCGAAACACCGGATTTATATCGCAAACTCCGTGATTTTGGCATCACCCAGCTTTCCTTGAGGTCGGCAGGGGTTGATTCTTGTAATCTAAAATGGGCCAAAGAATATGGGTTGACGATTTCCAATGTTCCCTCATATTCACCAGAAGCGGTCGCTGAAATGACGTTGACCCATGCCCTGAATTTGATCCGCCATATCCCACAATTTCAATCACGAATGGCCAAAAATGACTATATTGTTGAGGGCCTGCGCTCACGGGAACTATCGGAAATGACGATTGGCATCATTGGGGTTGGCCGCATCGGCAGCACGGTTGCCAAGATTTTTAAACGTTTTGGCGCCCGGGTATTGGGAAATGACATTCACGAAAACGACGCGTTTCGAGATCTGGTTACATATACCTCCAAGGAAGACATTTTTAAAAACGCCGATCTCATCACAATGCATACCTACATGAGTGATGAGAATTACCATATGATCGACAAAGCCCAATTTACGCAAATGAAACCATCCGCGTTTTTCATCAACTGTTCCCGCGGTCCCATCATCAATACAGACGCACTGATTGATGCTCTGCAAAATCATCAGATTGCCGGAGCCGGCATCGATGTCATTGAAAATGAGACGGAGATTTTTAATCAGTCGTTTGATGGGGACATTCCGCTTAAGGAATATACCAAGTTGAAGGCGATGGACAATGTTTTCTTAACGCCCCATGTGGCTTTTTACACCGACATTGCTGTCAAGAATATGGTCAAACAATCTCTTGATGACACGCTAAAACTAATTACTGGTCAGACGACGGGCCATACGATCCATGTGTAA
- a CDS encoding cob(I)yrinic acid a,c-diamide adenosyltransferase, which translates to MLKIYTKVGDHGKTKQVTGKMVPKYDLQIEALGALDELDSWLGYVISVLSPKSASLAPTIQTIQRNLYELQADITVKRHHNITFDDTKKLEVQIDEIMAKLPAIKAFILPGGNQAGASLQYARALARRAERMVVELNDKQQPLNDEIFEYLNRLSDYLFALARYANYLEGYDEIKSKC; encoded by the coding sequence ATGTTAAAGATCTACACCAAAGTCGGCGATCACGGCAAAACCAAGCAGGTAACCGGAAAAATGGTGCCGAAGTACGACCTGCAAATTGAGGCATTAGGGGCACTGGATGAACTGGATTCATGGCTTGGCTATGTAATTTCAGTCCTGTCCCCCAAGAGTGCTTCACTGGCACCGACCATCCAAACAATCCAGCGAAACCTGTATGAATTACAGGCAGATATCACCGTTAAACGTCACCACAACATTACCTTTGACGACACCAAAAAGCTGGAAGTACAAATTGATGAAATTATGGCCAAATTGCCTGCCATCAAAGCCTTCATTCTCCCTGGCGGCAATCAAGCCGGGGCGTCGCTCCAATATGCCCGGGCTTTGGCACGACGAGCTGAAAGAATGGTCGTTGAATTAAACGACAAGCAGCAACCGCTCAATGATGAAATCTTTGAGTATCTCAACCGTTTGTCGGATTACTTATTCGCCCTTGCACGTTATGCCAATTACCTGGAAGGCTATGACGAGATTAAAAGTAAATGTTAG